From a single Streptomyces rubradiris genomic region:
- a CDS encoding Rrf2 family transcriptional regulator, whose translation MSANSRLTIAAHALAWIGLYQRHGHEVATSEQIATSANTNPVVIRRLLGELRRAGLVESRRGVGAGWSLAREPSSMTLLDVYEAVEPGPLFAMHRATPDQGCVVGRAIQPTMRSIYEGIEETLRRELARVTLEDVIRDVLAASSAASGNARPVDYFT comes from the coding sequence ATGAGCGCCAACAGCAGGCTGACCATCGCCGCGCACGCGCTGGCATGGATCGGGCTCTATCAGCGCCATGGCCACGAGGTCGCCACCTCCGAGCAGATCGCGACCAGCGCGAACACCAACCCCGTGGTGATCAGGCGGCTGCTCGGCGAGCTGCGCAGGGCCGGGCTCGTGGAGTCCCGGCGGGGCGTGGGCGCGGGCTGGTCGCTGGCGCGCGAGCCGTCGTCGATGACCCTGCTCGACGTGTACGAGGCGGTGGAACCCGGCCCTCTCTTCGCGATGCACCGTGCCACCCCGGACCAGGGATGCGTGGTGGGCCGCGCCATCCAGCCGACGATGCGGAGCATCTACGAGGGCATCGAGGAGACTCTGAGACGCGAACTGGCCCGCGTCACGCTCGAGGACGTAATCCGGGACGTACTCGCGGCATCTAGTGCCGCATCAGGCAACGCTCGCCCTGTCGATTACTTCACGTAG
- a CDS encoding Gfo/Idh/MocA family protein, with amino-acid sequence MTRKTVRIAMNGVTGRMGYRQHLVRSILALREQGGLDLGDGTVLWPEPILLGRREHALRDIAGRHGLDHVSTDLDAVLADPSVDIYFDAQVTSAREEAIAKAIAAGKHIYTEKPTATGLDGALRLARLAHDKGVKHGVVQDKIFLPGLLKLKRLIDGGFFGRILSVRGEFGYWVFEGDWQPAQRPSWNYRAEDGGGIVVDMFPHWEYVLHELFGRVTSVQALATTHIPQRWDEQGKPYDATADDAAYGVFELEGGAVAQINSSWAVRVHRDELVEFQVDGTEGSAVAGLRNCRVQHRSATPKPVWNPDIPATEVFRDQWQEVPDNTEFDNGFKAQWELFLKHVYADAPYHWDLLAGARGVQLAELGLRSSAEGRRIDVPEISL; translated from the coding sequence GTGACACGCAAGACGGTGCGAATCGCCATGAACGGCGTGACCGGGCGCATGGGCTACCGCCAGCACCTCGTCCGGTCCATCCTCGCCCTGCGCGAGCAGGGCGGACTCGACCTCGGCGACGGCACCGTGCTGTGGCCCGAACCGATCCTGCTCGGCCGCCGCGAACACGCCCTGCGGGACATCGCCGGCCGGCACGGCCTCGACCACGTCTCCACCGACCTCGACGCCGTCCTCGCGGACCCGTCCGTCGACATCTACTTCGACGCCCAGGTCACCTCCGCCCGCGAGGAGGCCATCGCCAAGGCGATCGCGGCCGGCAAGCACATCTACACCGAGAAGCCCACCGCCACCGGCCTGGACGGCGCGCTCCGGCTGGCCCGCCTCGCCCACGACAAGGGCGTCAAGCACGGCGTCGTCCAGGACAAGATCTTCCTGCCGGGCCTGCTGAAGCTGAAGCGCCTCATCGACGGCGGCTTCTTCGGCCGGATCCTCTCCGTGCGCGGCGAGTTCGGCTACTGGGTCTTCGAGGGCGACTGGCAGCCCGCCCAGCGCCCCTCCTGGAACTACCGCGCCGAGGACGGCGGCGGCATCGTCGTCGACATGTTCCCGCACTGGGAGTACGTGCTGCACGAGCTGTTCGGCCGGGTGACGTCCGTCCAGGCGCTGGCCACCACCCACATCCCGCAGCGCTGGGACGAGCAGGGCAAGCCCTACGACGCCACCGCCGACGACGCCGCGTACGGGGTCTTCGAGCTGGAGGGCGGCGCCGTCGCCCAGATCAACTCCTCCTGGGCCGTGCGCGTCCACCGCGACGAACTGGTGGAGTTCCAGGTCGACGGCACGGAAGGATCGGCCGTGGCCGGCCTGCGCAACTGCCGCGTCCAGCACCGCAGCGCCACCCCGAAGCCGGTGTGGAACCCGGACATCCCCGCCACCGAGGTCTTCCGCGACCAGTGGCAGGAAGTGCCCGACAACACCGAGTTCGACAACGGCTTCAAGGCCCAGTGGGAGCTGTTCCTCAAGCACGTCTACGCCGACGCCCCCTACCACTGGGACCTGCTGGCCGGAGCCCGCGGCGTCCAGCTCGCCGAACTGGGCCTGAGGTCCTCCGCCGAGGGCCGCCGCATCGACGTCCCGGAGATCTCGCTGTGA
- a CDS encoding GNAT family N-acetyltransferase, with amino-acid sequence MITLETPRLVLRRWREEDIGPMAAVNADPEVMRWIRDGSVLDAQQTRDKVRAWESEWETRGFGLFAVEVRATGELAGFAGLSVPGFLPEVLPAVEVGWRLGRAHWGQGLATEAGAAAVRFGFEELGLERILSIVQVGNDASERITAKLGMRLERETVTPVSDRRVRVFELSSEQYARIRPEGAATGGRVRPGNGSDPSGR; translated from the coding sequence ATGATCACGCTGGAGACTCCCCGTTTGGTCCTGCGCCGCTGGCGCGAGGAGGACATCGGGCCCATGGCCGCCGTCAACGCCGACCCCGAGGTCATGCGGTGGATCCGTGACGGCAGCGTCCTCGACGCACAGCAGACGCGCGACAAGGTCCGGGCCTGGGAGAGCGAGTGGGAGACACGAGGCTTCGGTCTGTTCGCCGTGGAGGTCCGGGCCACCGGTGAGCTGGCCGGGTTCGCCGGCCTCTCGGTGCCCGGCTTCCTGCCGGAGGTACTGCCCGCGGTCGAGGTCGGCTGGCGGCTGGGTCGTGCCCACTGGGGGCAGGGCCTGGCCACCGAGGCCGGCGCGGCCGCCGTGCGGTTCGGGTTCGAGGAACTGGGACTGGAGCGGATTCTCAGCATCGTTCAAGTGGGCAATGACGCCTCCGAACGGATCACTGCCAAGCTGGGGATGCGCCTGGAACGTGAGACCGTGACCCCCGTCAGTGACCGGCGGGTCCGGGTCTTCGAGCTGTCGTCGGAGCAGTACGCCCGCATCAGGCCGGAAGGCGCAGCGACCGGAGGTCGCGTGCGCCCTGGTAACGGAAGTGATCCGTCCGGCCGCTAG
- a CDS encoding nucleotidyltransferase domain-containing protein: protein MDSERSARQLRLIGETVEISKALGVEVWLRGGWAMDFFIGEVTRDHVDIDWFAWAEDAPALTEGLLRSGYAPLSGPPADQQLDFCKQGVESSFALLSKDRFGRVVVAGGPWAGEVWPEGMLDASVGCIGVLRCRIISPRAQIEIKQMMPVWVPGRPRRRKDTEDITRLEAALREQGTRPA from the coding sequence GTGGACAGTGAGCGCAGTGCTCGGCAGCTTCGGCTGATCGGCGAGACGGTGGAGATCTCGAAAGCCCTCGGTGTGGAGGTGTGGCTCCGCGGGGGTTGGGCCATGGACTTCTTCATCGGCGAGGTCACCCGTGACCATGTGGACATCGACTGGTTCGCCTGGGCGGAGGATGCTCCTGCTCTGACCGAGGGCCTGCTGCGTTCCGGCTATGCGCCTCTGTCCGGGCCGCCTGCCGATCAGCAGCTCGATTTCTGCAAGCAGGGCGTGGAGAGCAGCTTCGCTCTCTTGAGCAAGGACCGGTTCGGGCGCGTTGTGGTCGCTGGCGGTCCCTGGGCTGGGGAGGTGTGGCCGGAGGGCATGCTCGATGCTTCTGTTGGCTGTATCGGGGTGCTGCGGTGCCGGATCATCAGTCCGCGCGCCCAGATCGAGATCAAGCAGATGATGCCGGTCTGGGTTCCGGGTCGGCCCCGCCGCAGGAAGGACACCGAGGACATCACCCGGCTGGAAGCGGCCCTGCGAGAGCAGGGCACCCGCCCGGCATGA
- a CDS encoding sugar phosphate isomerase/epimerase family protein, protein MNPGLARFSVNQMTVKQLSLPELADACARLGIGNVGLWREPVRAYGVEATAKLVRDAGLTVTTLCRGGFLTATGPAERAGALADNRAAIEEAAALGTDTLVLVSGGLPAPSKDLRGARERIADVLAVLAPYAAERGVRLAIEPLHPMYAADRCVVSTLTQALDLAERFPADQVGVTVDTYHIWWDDQAPAQIARAGAAGRIHTFQLADWTTPLPEGVLNGRGQIGDGAIDMREWKGYVESAGYTGPIEVELFNEELWARDGREVLAETAERFLAHVI, encoded by the coding sequence ATGAACCCCGGCCTCGCCCGCTTCTCCGTCAACCAGATGACGGTCAAGCAGCTCTCCCTCCCCGAACTGGCCGACGCCTGCGCCCGCTTGGGCATCGGCAACGTGGGCCTGTGGCGGGAGCCGGTCCGGGCGTACGGCGTGGAGGCGACCGCCAAGCTGGTCCGCGACGCGGGCCTGACGGTGACGACCCTGTGCCGGGGCGGCTTCCTCACGGCGACCGGTCCGGCCGAGCGGGCCGGGGCCCTGGCCGACAACCGCGCGGCCATCGAGGAGGCCGCCGCGCTCGGCACGGACACCCTCGTCCTGGTCTCGGGCGGCCTCCCGGCGCCCAGCAAGGACCTGCGCGGCGCCCGCGAACGCATCGCCGACGTCCTGGCCGTCCTGGCCCCTTACGCGGCCGAACGCGGCGTACGCCTCGCCATCGAACCCCTGCACCCGATGTACGCGGCCGACCGCTGCGTGGTCTCCACGCTCACCCAGGCCCTGGACCTGGCCGAACGCTTCCCGGCGGACCAGGTGGGCGTCACCGTGGACACGTACCACATCTGGTGGGACGACCAGGCCCCCGCCCAGATCGCCCGCGCGGGCGCGGCGGGCCGCATCCACACCTTCCAGCTCGCCGACTGGACCACCCCCCTCCCCGAGGGCGTCCTCAACGGCCGCGGCCAGATCGGCGACGGCGCGATCGACATGCGCGAATGGAAGGGCTACGTAGAGTCGGCCGGCTACACCGGGCCCATCGAAGTGGAGTTGTTCAACGAGGAGTTGTGGGCACGGGACGGGCGGGAGGTACTGGCGGAGACGGCCGAGCGTTTCCTCGCGCATGTGATCTGA
- the rbsD gene encoding D-ribose pyranase gives MKKTGILNRHLSGALAELGHGHGVLVCDAGMPIPDGPRVVDLAFRAGVPSFAEVLDGLLAELVVEGATAAEEVRTANPAATALLEGRFPDLAYVPHERLKEWSAGARLIVRTGEARPYANVLLRCGVFF, from the coding sequence GTGAAGAAGACGGGCATTCTGAACCGGCACCTGTCCGGTGCGCTGGCCGAACTCGGCCACGGGCACGGAGTGTTGGTGTGCGACGCGGGCATGCCGATACCCGACGGGCCCCGGGTCGTGGACCTGGCGTTCCGGGCCGGGGTGCCGTCCTTCGCCGAGGTCCTGGACGGCCTGCTGGCCGAGCTGGTGGTGGAGGGCGCCACGGCGGCGGAGGAGGTCCGCACGGCCAACCCGGCGGCGACGGCCCTGCTGGAGGGCCGTTTCCCCGACTTGGCCTACGTGCCGCACGAGCGCCTGAAGGAGTGGTCGGCCGGGGCCCGGCTGATCGTCCGCACGGGCGAGGCCCGACCGTACGCGAACGTGCTGCTGCGGTGCGGGGTGTTCTTCTAG
- the arsB gene encoding ACR3 family arsenite efflux transporter — translation MSTAAPERSVAGRLSFLDRYLAVWILAAMAVGLGLGRLVPGLGDALATVTVSGVSLPIALGLLVMMYPVLAKVRYDRLGTVTRDRRLLLPSLLLNWIIGPALMFALAWLFLADLPEYRTGLIIVGLARCIAMVVIWNDLACGHREAAAVLVALNSVFQVIAFSALGWFYLQALPGLLGLEQTGLDVSVWEIARSVLVFLGIPLAAGYLTRRVGEKLKGRSWYEAELIPRIGPFALYGLLFTIVLLFALQGDAITGRPLDVARIALPLLVYFALMWAGSMLLGRAVGLDHPRATTLAFTAAGNNFELAIAVAIATFGASSGQALAGVVGPLIEVPVLIGLVHVALYARRYFASPTAPTPQEEPTRA, via the coding sequence ATGAGCACTGCCGCGCCTGAACGGAGCGTGGCCGGACGGCTGTCGTTCCTGGACCGCTACCTGGCCGTGTGGATCCTCGCCGCCATGGCCGTGGGCCTCGGCCTCGGCCGTCTGGTGCCGGGGCTCGGCGACGCGCTGGCCACCGTGACGGTGAGCGGGGTGTCCCTGCCGATCGCGCTGGGCCTGCTCGTGATGATGTACCCGGTGCTGGCCAAGGTCCGCTACGACCGGCTCGGCACCGTGACGCGGGACCGGCGCCTGCTGCTGCCCTCGCTGCTGCTGAACTGGATCATCGGTCCGGCGCTCATGTTCGCGCTGGCCTGGCTGTTCCTGGCGGACCTGCCCGAGTACCGCACCGGGCTGATCATCGTCGGTCTCGCCCGCTGCATCGCCATGGTCGTCATCTGGAACGACCTGGCCTGCGGACACCGGGAAGCGGCGGCCGTCCTGGTCGCGCTCAACTCCGTGTTCCAGGTGATCGCGTTCTCCGCGCTCGGCTGGTTCTACCTCCAGGCCCTGCCCGGCCTGCTCGGCCTGGAACAGACCGGACTCGACGTGTCCGTGTGGGAGATCGCCCGCAGCGTGCTGGTCTTCCTCGGCATCCCGCTCGCGGCCGGCTACCTGACCCGCCGCGTCGGCGAGAAACTCAAGGGCCGATCCTGGTACGAGGCGGAACTGATCCCGCGCATCGGCCCGTTCGCCCTGTACGGCCTGCTGTTCACGATCGTCCTCCTCTTCGCCCTCCAGGGCGACGCCATCACCGGCCGGCCGCTCGACGTGGCCCGCATCGCGCTGCCGCTGCTGGTCTACTTCGCGCTCATGTGGGCGGGGTCCATGCTGCTGGGCCGGGCCGTCGGACTCGACCACCCGCGGGCCACCACGCTCGCCTTCACCGCCGCGGGCAACAACTTCGAGCTGGCCATCGCCGTGGCCATCGCCACCTTCGGCGCCTCCTCGGGACAGGCCCTGGCCGGCGTCGTCGGACCGCTCATCGAAGTACCCGTACTGATCGGACTGGTCCACGTGGCCCTGTACGCGCGCCGCTACTTCGCCAGTCCGACCGCCCCCACACCGCAGGAAGAGCCCACCCGTGCCTGA
- a CDS encoding dihydrodipicolinate synthase family protein — protein MTLHLPAADGTLRAYEPRTEPLAFPPGAPVTSRTVFSAAHVVADPLADVTPDSPAAVDWDATLAFRRHLWSHGLGVAEAMDTAQRGMGLDWAGAAELIRRSAAEARAVGGRIACGVGTDHLPAGSLAEIRAAYEEQLAVVEEAGAQAIVMASRALAATARGPEDYLEIYSHLLRQAAEPVILHWLGPMFDPALEGYWGSSDLDAATGTFLEVIAAHPDKVDGVKISLLDAGREVDLRRRLPQGVRCYTGDDFHYPELIAGDDQGFSHALLGIFDPLGPLAAQAVRVLDTGDVQGFRALLDPTVELSRHLFQPPTRFYKTGVVLLAWLAGHQDHFAMVGGLQSARSLPHLARAYELADTLGLFPDPKLAEERMRTLLSLYGVTR, from the coding sequence GTGACCCTCCACCTCCCCGCCGCGGACGGCACCCTGCGCGCCTACGAACCCCGCACCGAGCCGCTCGCCTTCCCGCCCGGCGCCCCCGTCACCTCCCGTACGGTCTTCTCGGCGGCCCACGTCGTCGCCGACCCCCTCGCCGACGTCACGCCCGACTCACCCGCCGCCGTCGACTGGGATGCCACCCTCGCCTTCCGCCGCCACCTGTGGTCCCACGGGCTCGGCGTCGCCGAGGCGATGGACACCGCCCAGCGCGGCATGGGCCTGGACTGGGCGGGCGCGGCCGAACTGATCCGGCGCAGCGCGGCGGAGGCCCGTGCCGTGGGCGGCCGGATCGCCTGCGGCGTCGGCACCGACCACCTGCCCGCCGGCAGCCTCGCCGAGATCCGCGCGGCCTACGAGGAGCAGCTCGCCGTGGTCGAGGAGGCGGGGGCCCAGGCCATCGTCATGGCCTCCCGCGCCCTGGCCGCCACCGCCCGCGGCCCCGAGGACTACCTGGAGATCTATAGCCATCTGCTGCGCCAGGCCGCCGAGCCGGTGATCCTGCACTGGCTGGGCCCGATGTTCGACCCGGCCCTGGAGGGCTACTGGGGCTCGTCCGACCTGGACGCGGCCACCGGCACCTTCCTGGAGGTCATCGCCGCCCACCCGGACAAGGTCGACGGCGTCAAGATCTCCCTGCTGGACGCCGGCCGCGAGGTCGACCTCCGGCGCCGCCTCCCGCAGGGCGTGCGCTGCTACACCGGCGACGACTTCCACTACCCGGAGCTGATCGCGGGCGACGACCAGGGCTTCAGCCACGCCCTGCTCGGCATCTTCGACCCGCTGGGCCCGCTGGCGGCGCAGGCGGTACGGGTCCTGGACACCGGTGACGTCCAGGGCTTCCGCGCCCTGCTGGACCCCACGGTGGAGCTGTCCCGGCACCTGTTCCAGCCCCCGACCCGCTTCTACAAGACGGGCGTGGTCCTCCTCGCCTGGCTCGCGGGCCACCAGGACCACTTCGCGATGGTCGGCGGCCTCCAGTCGGCCCGCTCCCTCCCGCACCTCGCCCGCGCCTACGAACTCGCCGACACCCTGGGCCTGTTCCCCGACCCGAAACTGGCCGAGGAACGCATGAGGACCCTGCTGTCGCTGTACGGAGTGACCCGATGA
- a CDS encoding ArsI/CadI family heavy metal resistance metalloenzyme has translation MSRAQLALRVSDLEASITFYSKLFGTEPAKRREGYANFAIAEPPLKLVLIQGEPGQDTRLDHLGVEVESAGQVTAATERLKDAGLATFEENDTSCCYALQDKVWVHGPGREPWEVYVVKADADTLGESARTGPSDDDCCPVR, from the coding sequence ATGTCCCGCGCTCAGCTCGCCCTGCGTGTCAGCGACCTGGAGGCGTCGATCACCTTCTACTCGAAGCTGTTCGGTACCGAACCGGCCAAGCGGCGCGAGGGGTACGCCAACTTCGCCATCGCCGAACCCCCGCTCAAGCTCGTCCTCATCCAGGGCGAGCCCGGCCAGGACACCCGCCTGGATCATCTCGGCGTCGAGGTCGAGTCCGCCGGCCAGGTCACCGCGGCGACCGAACGCCTCAAGGACGCCGGCCTGGCCACGTTCGAGGAGAACGACACCTCCTGCTGCTACGCCCTCCAGGACAAGGTCTGGGTCCACGGCCCCGGCCGGGAGCCCTGGGAGGTCTACGTCGTCAAGGCCGACGCCGACACCCTCGGCGAGAGCGCCCGGACCGGGCCGAGCGACGACGACTGCTGCCCGGTCCGCTGA
- a CDS encoding ribokinase — MYDYDLLVVGSANADLVIGVERRPAAGETVLGGDLAVHPGGKGANQAVAAARLEARTALLARVGDDGHGRLLLDSLRAAGVDTVGVLVGGAPTGVALITVDPSGDNSIVVSPGANGRLRPEDVRAAGGLFHASRVVSAQLEIPLETVVEVVRNLAPGSRFVLNPSPPRELPAEVLAACDPLIVNEHEARVLLGDARVGDDPADWARLLLAKGPRSVVVTLGARGALVCDGSGTALVPSVKVDAVDTTGAGDAFTAALAWRLGAGAGLAEAAAYAARVGAAAVTRRGAQESYPTAAEVEAL; from the coding sequence ATGTACGACTACGACCTGCTGGTCGTGGGTTCGGCCAACGCGGACCTGGTGATCGGCGTCGAGCGGCGGCCGGCCGCGGGCGAGACGGTGCTCGGCGGCGATCTGGCCGTGCACCCGGGCGGCAAGGGCGCCAACCAGGCGGTGGCGGCGGCCCGGCTGGAGGCGCGTACGGCCCTGCTGGCGCGGGTCGGTGACGACGGCCACGGCCGGCTGCTGCTCGACTCCCTGCGCGCGGCCGGGGTGGACACGGTGGGGGTGCTGGTCGGCGGCGCCCCGACGGGCGTCGCGCTGATCACCGTGGACCCGTCCGGGGACAACAGCATCGTGGTGTCGCCGGGCGCCAACGGGCGGCTGCGGCCGGAGGACGTGCGGGCGGCGGGCGGCCTGTTCCACGCCTCCCGGGTGGTGTCGGCGCAGCTGGAGATCCCGCTGGAGACGGTCGTGGAGGTGGTGCGGAACCTGGCGCCGGGCAGCCGCTTCGTGCTGAACCCGTCCCCGCCGCGCGAACTGCCGGCGGAGGTGCTGGCGGCCTGCGACCCGCTGATCGTGAACGAGCACGAGGCCCGGGTGCTCCTCGGGGACGCCCGGGTGGGCGACGACCCGGCCGACTGGGCCCGGCTGCTGCTGGCCAAGGGGCCGCGTTCGGTGGTGGTCACGCTGGGCGCGCGCGGGGCGCTGGTGTGCGACGGCTCGGGGACGGCCCTGGTGCCGTCGGTGAAGGTGGACGCGGTGGACACGACCGGCGCGGGTGACGCGTTCACCGCCGCGCTGGCCTGGCGGCTGGGCGCGGGCGCGGGCCTGGCGGAGGCGGCGGCGTACGCGGCCCGGGTGGGCGCGGCGGCCGTGACGCGGCGGGGCGCGCAGGAGTCGTACCCGACGGCGGCGGAGGTCGAGGCGCTGTGA
- a CDS encoding DUF397 domain-containing protein has product MRMVSSEHTVPDSSSITGWYKSSYSGGDQGECLEVARGHAHVPVRDSKAVTGPAVLFSLDGWTSFVTAVKKGQLLLGQ; this is encoded by the coding sequence ATGCGCATGGTCAGCAGTGAGCACACCGTCCCCGACTCGTCCAGCATCACCGGTTGGTACAAGTCCAGCTACAGCGGCGGTGATCAGGGTGAGTGTCTCGAAGTCGCCCGCGGCCACGCTCACGTACCCGTCCGCGACAGCAAAGCCGTCACCGGGCCCGCCGTACTCTTCTCCCTGGACGGTTGGACCTCATTCGTAACCGCCGTCAAGAAGGGTCAGCTCCTACTCGGCCAGTAA
- a CDS encoding ArsR/SmtB family transcription factor yields the protein MSKQELVVVEATGGADACCPGLLTAPLDEEQAVDLAKVFKALGDPVRLRLLSMIASKAGGEVCVCELTPAFDLSQPTISHHLKLLRQAGLIDCERRGTWVYYWLLPETTDRLAGILSRPGGTPVSDRGERAGAGS from the coding sequence ATGTCGAAGCAAGAGCTTGTGGTGGTCGAAGCAACCGGCGGCGCCGACGCGTGCTGCCCGGGGCTGCTGACCGCTCCGCTGGACGAAGAACAGGCCGTCGACCTGGCGAAAGTCTTCAAGGCGCTCGGTGATCCGGTCCGGCTGCGGCTGCTGTCGATGATCGCCTCGAAGGCGGGCGGGGAGGTGTGCGTGTGCGAGCTGACCCCGGCCTTCGACCTGTCGCAGCCGACCATCTCGCACCACCTCAAGCTGCTGCGGCAGGCCGGTCTGATCGACTGCGAGCGGCGCGGGACGTGGGTGTACTACTGGCTGCTGCCGGAGACGACCGATCGGCTGGCGGGCATCCTGTCGCGCCCCGGCGGCACTCCGGTGTCCGACCGTGGCGAGAGGGCCGGTGCCGGCTCATGA
- a CDS encoding arsenate reductase ArsC codes for MPDTPRQPSVLFVCVHNAGRSQMAAAFLTHLAGDRVQVRSAGSAPAGTVNPAVVEALAEVGIDISAEVPKVLTVEAVQASDVVITMGCGDTCPVFPGKRYLDWRLPDPAGQGVDAVRPIRDEIEERVRALITEIAPPARA; via the coding sequence GTGCCTGACACCCCGCGACAACCGTCGGTGCTGTTCGTCTGCGTCCACAACGCCGGACGCTCGCAGATGGCCGCCGCCTTCCTCACCCACCTCGCCGGTGACCGCGTCCAGGTGCGCTCCGCGGGTTCCGCCCCCGCCGGCACGGTCAATCCGGCCGTGGTCGAAGCGCTCGCCGAGGTCGGTATCGACATCTCCGCCGAGGTGCCCAAGGTGCTGACCGTGGAAGCCGTACAGGCTTCCGACGTCGTCATCACCATGGGCTGCGGCGACACCTGTCCCGTCTTCCCCGGCAAGCGCTACCTCGACTGGCGGCTCCCCGACCCGGCCGGCCAAGGCGTCGACGCCGTCCGCCCCATCCGCGACGAGATCGAAGAACGCGTCCGCGCCCTGATCACCGAGATCGCACCACCGGCCCGCGCGTGA
- a CDS encoding helix-turn-helix domain-containing protein — translation MSVVRRPKTPREKYGEELRLRRIAAGLTQEQLSEIVVCSPTLISHWEAGRRLPKPDDARRIDQALGTDGFFERWLQDLESKYTDHFAAVAELEQQASLMQQFALTLVPGTLQTDEYAGALFRAYRPNYTAEELEEFVVIRTKRRRILDGPSHPVVWTLLDEAVLRRRVGGPQVMAKQLHRIADMAEAGRLRLHVLPYEVGAHALMQSLLTLMAFDDSAPVAYVEGFQSGNLMDDPALVSGCQTAYSLALSDALSQQESLALVRAAAEEHAHGQQ, via the coding sequence ATGAGCGTTGTCCGCAGGCCGAAGACGCCGCGCGAGAAGTACGGGGAAGAGCTGAGGCTGCGCCGCATCGCGGCCGGGCTCACCCAGGAGCAACTGAGCGAGATCGTGGTCTGCTCGCCGACGCTGATCAGTCACTGGGAGGCGGGGAGACGGCTTCCCAAGCCGGATGACGCCCGTCGGATCGACCAGGCGTTGGGGACGGACGGGTTTTTCGAGAGGTGGCTGCAAGACCTCGAGTCGAAATACACCGATCACTTCGCCGCAGTAGCGGAGCTGGAGCAACAGGCGTCCCTGATGCAGCAGTTCGCGCTAACGCTGGTCCCTGGAACGCTCCAGACCGACGAGTACGCAGGCGCCCTCTTCCGCGCCTACCGGCCGAACTACACGGCCGAGGAGCTTGAAGAGTTCGTTGTCATCCGAACAAAGCGGCGCCGCATCCTCGATGGACCCTCGCACCCTGTCGTCTGGACGCTGCTCGACGAGGCTGTGCTTCGACGCCGGGTCGGCGGCCCACAGGTCATGGCCAAGCAGTTGCACCGGATTGCCGACATGGCCGAGGCTGGGCGGCTACGGCTGCATGTTCTGCCGTACGAGGTGGGAGCACATGCACTCATGCAGAGTCTGCTCACTCTCATGGCCTTCGATGACTCCGCTCCCGTGGCCTACGTAGAGGGCTTCCAGAGTGGGAACTTGATGGATGATCCGGCGCTGGTGAGCGGCTGCCAGACCGCCTACTCTCTGGCTCTGAGCGACGCGTTGTCGCAACAGGAGTCACTGGCCCTCGTCAGGGCGGCAGCAGAGGAACATGCGCATGGTCAGCAGTGA
- a CDS encoding SDR family NAD(P)-dependent oxidoreductase, with protein MSKPLMGKVALVTGGSRGLGAATVRLLAEQGADVAFTYVSSEEQARAVADEVLGKGAKAVAFRSDQADTSRAPALIDDVVAHFGGLDILVNNAAISVEQGRRVDDPDADTAALDRMHATNYLGVIAVIRAASRVMRTGGRVITVSSGLGSRVGAPGLADYAATKAGIERYTMGVARDLGPRNITANVVEAGLMEGGMQPPDPETLDALLNSLALRRMGHPDEIAAAIAFLASPAASYVTGAVLDAHGGYNA; from the coding sequence ATGAGCAAGCCACTCATGGGCAAGGTCGCCCTGGTCACCGGCGGGTCGCGCGGACTGGGGGCCGCGACCGTGCGGCTGCTGGCCGAGCAGGGCGCCGACGTCGCCTTCACCTACGTCAGCTCCGAGGAGCAGGCGCGGGCCGTCGCCGACGAGGTGCTCGGCAAGGGAGCCAAGGCCGTCGCCTTCCGGTCCGACCAGGCGGACACGAGCCGGGCACCGGCCCTGATCGATGACGTGGTCGCGCACTTCGGCGGGCTGGACATCCTCGTCAACAACGCGGCGATCTCGGTGGAGCAGGGCCGCAGGGTGGACGACCCGGACGCCGACACCGCCGCACTGGACCGGATGCACGCCACCAACTACCTCGGCGTGATCGCCGTCATCCGGGCCGCCTCCCGGGTGATGCGCACGGGCGGTCGCGTCATCACGGTGAGTTCCGGCCTGGGCTCCCGCGTCGGCGCCCCCGGACTCGCCGACTACGCGGCGACCAAGGCCGGGATCGAGCGGTACACCATGGGCGTCGCCCGCGACCTCGGACCCCGGAACATCACGGCCAACGTCGTGGAGGCCGGACTGATGGAGGGCGGCATGCAACCGCCGGACCCCGAGACCCTCGACGCCCTGCTGAACTCGCTGGCCCTGCGACGCATGGGGCACCCCGACGAGATCGCCGCGGCGATCGCCTTCCTGGCGAGCCCCGCCGCGTCGTACGTCACGGGCGCGGTGCTGGACGCCCATGGCGGCTACAACGCCTGA